From the Desulfovibrio sp. JY genome, one window contains:
- a CDS encoding PAS domain S-box protein, with translation MAPHSFGEHLRRRRLALLAEDPRYSLRRLAARLGIQPSYLSRLERGAVPSLSEKHILALAGELGENPDALLALAGKIASDVREALLARPEAFASLIRRLRARPDADVAACANADALLTSFRETQRLGRVGSFSRDLVTDEAFWSEECFRIFGLPPNGASLSYADFLALVHPEDRGKVEAARRRLQAKSSQLHYTYRFRRADGLWRHARTVARSEVDAAGKVARYHGTVQDVTTEQQAQEHLRSMARFPEDNPFPVMRVGRDGHLAYANAASAPLLDALGMAVGRPVTAELAACVARARETGARQELDVPVGENIFAIVVSPSPLWGEANCYGRDVTVERRVASGAADGEGCCRQLFDAAPIGIFRALVSGRLLTANPAMATMFGYGSPKDMYAHLGHNAGLCYRDPKRRDEIVRRLSRDGTIGSFENPYLRKDGTEFTGNLHARLTVSETGEPVVEGFVEDATARKLARQELAEREERLQNHLRNFPLPTLTFRLRDRELVLSSANKAAEALFKGRIGSCMEAPAGAIFDEAPEVYLALWSALESRTTESRQLLFRPPGATEPGLFAMTFVAAAPDTVMLHAEEITALARTREALRRVNDQLRGILDHVPCAVYFKDPQGRCIMVNRAMEELFGRPAADIVGHPPGHVHVPEVAARIGEDDRRVMETGQALTFEEEIIAKGETRTFLTTKAPLCDASGRPYGLCGISLDITAAKALERDINAERDTLDSVLAYVPYAASLVGADGRTLFLNQRFIDLVGYDLEDIPDARAWMRKAYPDPTLRAKVVADWQGELGSNSRRVYPVRCGDGVTRNLDFNVVALPDGRMLLTINKAEGPGTTEEDQPRRSG, from the coding sequence ATGGCGCCCCATTCTTTCGGCGAACACCTTCGCCGCAGACGGCTGGCCCTTCTGGCCGAGGACCCTCGTTATTCCCTGCGCCGCCTGGCCGCGCGCCTGGGCATCCAGCCGTCCTACCTAAGCCGCCTGGAACGCGGCGCGGTCCCGAGCCTGTCCGAAAAGCACATCCTGGCCCTGGCCGGGGAGTTGGGCGAAAACCCCGACGCCCTGCTTGCCCTGGCCGGCAAGATCGCCTCGGACGTGCGGGAAGCCCTGCTCGCCCGGCCCGAGGCCTTTGCCAGCCTCATCCGGCGGTTGCGCGCCCGCCCCGACGCGGACGTCGCCGCCTGCGCCAACGCGGACGCGCTTTTGACCTCGTTTCGCGAAACCCAGCGCCTGGGGCGGGTGGGCAGCTTCAGCCGGGACCTCGTCACCGACGAGGCCTTCTGGTCCGAGGAATGCTTCCGCATTTTCGGCCTGCCACCGAACGGAGCGTCCTTAAGCTACGCCGACTTCCTGGCCCTGGTCCATCCCGAGGACCGGGGCAAGGTGGAGGCCGCGCGCCGACGGCTGCAAGCCAAGAGTTCCCAACTGCACTACACCTACCGCTTTCGGCGCGCCGACGGCCTGTGGCGGCATGCCCGGACCGTAGCCCGCTCCGAGGTCGATGCCGCGGGAAAGGTGGCGCGCTACCACGGCACCGTCCAGGACGTGACCACCGAACAACAGGCCCAGGAACATCTGCGTTCCATGGCCCGCTTCCCCGAGGATAACCCCTTTCCCGTCATGCGCGTGGGCCGCGACGGGCACCTTGCCTACGCCAACGCCGCCAGCGCCCCGCTGCTCGACGCCCTGGGCATGGCCGTGGGCCGGCCCGTGACGGCGGAACTCGCCGCCTGTGTGGCCAGGGCCCGGGAGACGGGGGCGCGCCAGGAACTCGACGTACCCGTCGGCGAAAATATTTTCGCCATCGTCGTGTCGCCCTCCCCGCTTTGGGGTGAGGCCAACTGCTACGGCCGCGACGTCACGGTGGAACGGCGGGTCGCCTCAGGCGCCGCCGACGGCGAGGGCTGTTGCCGGCAGCTGTTCGACGCCGCGCCCATCGGCATTTTCCGGGCTTTGGTCTCTGGCCGGCTGCTCACCGCCAACCCGGCCATGGCCACGATGTTCGGCTACGGCTCGCCAAAGGACATGTACGCCCACCTCGGGCACAACGCCGGGCTGTGCTACCGCGACCCGAAACGTCGTGACGAGATCGTGCGCCGGCTGTCCCGGGACGGCACAATCGGCAGTTTCGAGAACCCCTATCTGCGCAAGGACGGGACGGAATTCACCGGCAACCTGCACGCCCGGCTGACCGTTTCCGAGACGGGCGAGCCCGTGGTCGAGGGGTTTGTGGAGGACGCCACGGCCCGCAAGCTGGCGCGGCAGGAACTGGCGGAACGCGAGGAGCGCCTGCAAAACCACCTGCGCAACTTTCCCCTGCCCACCCTGACCTTTCGGCTGCGCGACCGGGAGCTGGTGCTCTCAAGCGCCAACAAGGCGGCCGAAGCCCTTTTCAAGGGGCGAATCGGTTCCTGTATGGAAGCACCGGCCGGGGCCATTTTCGACGAGGCCCCGGAGGTCTACCTGGCCCTTTGGAGCGCCCTGGAATCGCGCACGACCGAAAGCCGGCAACTTCTTTTCCGGCCGCCGGGCGCGACCGAGCCGGGGCTTTTCGCCATGACCTTCGTTGCCGCCGCCCCGGACACGGTCATGCTCCACGCCGAGGAAATCACCGCCCTGGCCCGCACACGCGAGGCCCTGCGGCGCGTCAACGACCAGTTGCGCGGCATTTTGGACCACGTGCCCTGCGCCGTCTATTTCAAGGACCCGCAAGGGCGCTGCATCATGGTCAACCGGGCCATGGAAGAGCTGTTCGGCCGGCCGGCCGCAGACATCGTCGGACATCCGCCCGGGCACGTGCACGTCCCGGAGGTGGCGGCGCGCATCGGCGAGGACGACCGGCGGGTCATGGAGACGGGACAGGCGCTTACTTTCGAGGAGGAAATCATCGCTAAGGGGGAGACCCGGACATTTCTCACCACCAAGGCCCCGCTTTGCGACGCCTCGGGACGGCCCTACGGGCTGTGCGGCATATCGCTGGACATCACGGCGGCCAAGGCGCTCGAACGGGACATTAATGCCGAACGCGACACCCTGGATTCGGTGCTGGCCTACGTGCCCTACGCCGCGAGCCTGGTCGGGGCCGACGGACGCACGCTTTTTCTCAACCAGCGCTTCATCGATCTGGTGGGCTACGATCTGGAAGACATTCCGGACGCGCGGGCCTGGATGCGCAAGGCCTACCCCGACCCGACGCTGCGGGCAAAGGTGGTTGCCGATTGGCAGGGGGAACTCGGCTCGAATTCCCGGCGGGTCTATCCGGTCCGTTGCGGCGACGGCGTCACCCGCAACCTCGATTTCAACGTCGTGGCCCTGCCGGACGGCCGCATGCTGCTCACCATAAACAAGGCCGAAGGCCCGGGAACGACGGAGGAAGACCAGCCTAGGCGATCCGGTTGA
- a CDS encoding cysteine hydrolase, whose product MDNVLLIVDMLNDFILPEGKLSFPKGQAVTAPIVALRNAFRADGEAVVYDNDAHPEDSEEFATWPSHCVMGTPGARVVDALTPGPGDIVFNKDSLSLFAHSHAEVLLRSLVAGGGRLYVAGVATEYCVREAVLGALERGFAVTVVTDAIAGVESTPGDCDRAITAMRAAGADFASATDVLNRIA is encoded by the coding sequence ATGGATAACGTGCTGCTTATCGTCGACATGCTCAACGATTTCATTTTGCCGGAAGGAAAGCTTTCTTTCCCCAAGGGGCAGGCGGTGACCGCGCCCATTGTCGCCTTGCGCAACGCCTTTCGCGCCGACGGCGAGGCCGTGGTCTACGACAACGACGCCCATCCCGAGGATTCCGAAGAGTTCGCGACCTGGCCGTCGCACTGCGTCATGGGCACGCCTGGGGCCCGCGTGGTCGACGCTCTGACCCCCGGCCCGGGAGACATTGTCTTCAACAAGGATTCCCTGTCGCTTTTCGCCCACAGCCATGCCGAGGTCCTGCTGCGCAGCCTGGTTGCCGGCGGCGGTCGCCTGTACGTGGCCGGGGTGGCCACGGAGTACTGCGTCAGGGAAGCCGTGCTCGGCGCGCTGGAAAGGGGATTCGCCGTGACCGTGGTGACCGACGCCATCGCCGGCGTGGAGAGTACGCCCGGGGACTGCGACCGGGCCATTACCGCCATGCGCGCGGCCGGAGCCGATTTTGCCTCGGCCACGGACGTGCTCAACCGGATCGCCTAG